The following coding sequences are from one Pseudomonas oryzae window:
- the pilQ gene encoding type IV pilus secretin PilQ family protein — translation MNSSISRFSLSLLAVLLSPAALAADLQGVDVAALPGDRVELKLSFDEPVTAPRGYTIEQPARIALDLPGVRSKLGARNRELGVGNARSLTVVEAEDRTRLIINLNQLQPYSTRVEGNSLFVVVGGGASASGTAAAAVSAAPVQPVVQAPKPYMPAGKAVRNIDFQRGSQGEGNVVIELSEPGISPDIQEGGGKIRLDFSKTQLPEQLRARLDVKDFATPVQFVTASASGDRASIVIEPSGNYDYLAYQTDNRLTISVKPLSQSDVERRKAERFAYTGEKLSLNFQDIDVRSVLQLIADFTDLNLVASDTVQGNITLRLQNVPWDQALDLVLKTKGLDKRKIGNVLLVAPADEIAARERQELEAQKQIAELAPLRREVMQLNYAKASDIAGLYKEYSEGSESKDMRGSVIFDDRTNSLIANLTEDRLEELRRIVTQLDIPVRQVMIEARIVEASVGYDKSLGVRWGGAMTHDSKWVAYGKNGNVGIEDEDGFSCGPFAGNCTLPTNDDDSPTPYVDLGAVGSTSGLGIGFITDNVILDLQLSAMESTGNGEVVSQPKVVTSDKETAKILKGSEVPYSTVSDSGTEVQFKEAALALEVTPQITPDNRVILEVKVNKDEPDFANAVDGVPPINKNEVNAKVLVADGETIVIGGVYSNAQSKSVEKVPFLGDLPFLGRLFRRDIVSDSKSELLIFLTPRIMDTQAISVSR, via the coding sequence ATGAACAGTTCCATTTCGCGTTTCAGCCTGTCGCTGCTGGCAGTGCTGCTTTCTCCGGCAGCGCTGGCTGCCGACCTGCAGGGGGTGGATGTGGCTGCCCTGCCCGGGGATCGGGTCGAGCTGAAGCTTTCCTTCGACGAGCCGGTGACTGCGCCGCGGGGCTACACCATCGAGCAGCCGGCGCGGATTGCCCTGGATTTGCCCGGGGTGCGCAGCAAGCTTGGGGCGCGCAATCGCGAACTGGGGGTTGGCAACGCACGGAGCCTGACCGTCGTCGAAGCGGAAGATCGGACTCGTCTGATCATCAATCTTAATCAGTTGCAGCCTTACAGCACGCGCGTCGAGGGTAACAGCCTGTTTGTCGTGGTGGGTGGTGGGGCATCGGCCAGTGGCACTGCTGCCGCAGCCGTCTCTGCTGCACCGGTGCAGCCGGTTGTACAGGCGCCTAAGCCTTATATGCCAGCGGGCAAGGCGGTCCGCAATATCGATTTCCAGCGGGGCAGTCAGGGCGAAGGCAACGTGGTTATCGAACTGTCCGAACCGGGAATCAGTCCGGACATCCAAGAGGGCGGAGGCAAGATTCGCCTCGACTTCTCCAAGACGCAGTTGCCCGAGCAATTGCGTGCACGTCTTGATGTCAAGGACTTCGCCACCCCGGTGCAGTTCGTCACTGCCTCGGCCAGCGGCGATCGAGCCAGCATTGTCATCGAGCCGAGCGGTAATTACGACTATCTGGCTTACCAGACCGACAATCGCCTGACCATCAGTGTCAAGCCGCTTTCCCAGTCCGACGTGGAGAGGCGCAAGGCGGAGCGTTTCGCTTACACGGGCGAGAAGCTGTCGCTGAATTTCCAGGATATCGACGTGCGTTCGGTGCTGCAGCTGATTGCCGATTTCACCGATCTCAACCTGGTGGCCAGTGACACCGTGCAGGGCAACATCACCCTGCGTCTGCAGAACGTGCCGTGGGATCAGGCACTGGATCTGGTCCTGAAGACCAAGGGGCTGGACAAGCGCAAGATCGGCAACGTCCTGCTGGTGGCTCCTGCGGACGAGATCGCCGCCCGTGAGCGGCAGGAGCTAGAGGCACAGAAGCAGATCGCCGAGCTGGCGCCATTGCGCCGCGAGGTGATGCAGCTGAATTACGCCAAGGCTTCGGATATTGCCGGCCTCTACAAGGAATACTCTGAGGGTTCTGAATCCAAGGACATGCGCGGTTCGGTGATTTTTGATGATCGCACCAACAGCCTGATCGCCAACCTGACTGAAGACCGCCTGGAGGAGCTACGTCGTATCGTCACCCAGCTGGATATTCCGGTACGTCAGGTGATGATCGAGGCGCGTATCGTCGAGGCCAGCGTCGGTTATGACAAGAGCCTTGGTGTGCGTTGGGGGGGCGCCATGACCCATGACAGCAAGTGGGTCGCCTATGGCAAGAATGGCAACGTCGGTATCGAGGACGAGGACGGCTTCAGTTGTGGTCCGTTTGCGGGCAACTGTACCTTGCCGACGAACGATGACGATTCCCCCACACCGTATGTCGATCTGGGGGCAGTCGGCAGTACTTCCGGCTTGGGTATTGGTTTTATCACCGATAACGTGATCCTCGATCTGCAGCTCTCCGCGATGGAAAGTACCGGCAACGGTGAGGTGGTCTCCCAGCCGAAGGTGGTTACTTCTGACAAGGAGACTGCGAAGATCCTCAAGGGGTCTGAGGTGCCATATTCGACGGTGAGCGACTCTGGTACCGAGGTGCAGTTCAAGGAGGCCGCGCTGGCGTTGGAGGTGACGCCGCAGATCACCCCGGACAACCGCGTGATCCTTGAGGTGAAGGTCAACAAGGATGAGCCGGATTTCGCTAATGCCGTGGACGGCGTGCCGCCGATCAACAAGAACGAGGTCAATGCCAAGGTGCTGGTTGCCGACGGCGAAACCATAGTCATCGGTGGTGTCTATAGCAACGCGCAGAGCAAGTCGGTGGAGAAGGTACCCTTCCTCGGCGATCTGCCGTTCCTGGGCCGCCTGTTCCGCCGCGATATCGTCAGCGACTCGAAATCCGAGCTGCTGATCTTCCTCACTCCGCGTATCATGGACACCCAAGCGATTTCCGTGAGCCGTTGA
- the pilP gene encoding type 4a pilus biogenesis lipoprotein PilP, with product MKSARLIIGSLLLLGLTACDSTAGFSDLQAYMDEVRARPKGQIEPVPTFPPYEAFTYSASGLRSPFQPPVKIELRQRQKGSAEIKPDEARPKQFLEGFNIELFEMVGLLANDAGRFALVSGAGGVHRVKVGDYLGRNYGRIVAINDDRIEVVEIVPDGEGGWLERPRTLTLKESS from the coding sequence ATGAAGAGCGCCCGTCTGATCATCGGCAGCCTGTTGCTGCTGGGGTTGACCGCCTGTGATTCCACGGCGGGGTTCAGTGACTTGCAGGCCTACATGGATGAGGTGCGTGCTCGCCCGAAGGGACAGATCGAGCCGGTTCCCACTTTTCCGCCGTATGAGGCTTTCACCTACAGCGCCTCCGGATTGCGCAGCCCGTTCCAGCCGCCAGTCAAGATCGAGCTGCGCCAGAGGCAGAAGGGCTCTGCGGAAATCAAGCCGGACGAGGCGAGGCCCAAGCAGTTTCTCGAGGGCTTCAACATCGAGTTGTTCGAAATGGTCGGACTGCTGGCCAATGACGCTGGGCGGTTCGCCCTGGTCAGCGGGGCGGGCGGGGTGCATCGGGTCAAGGTAGGCGACTACCTCGGGCGTAACTACGGGCGCATCGTGGCGATCAATGATGACCGCATTGAGGTTGTCGAGATAGTTCCGGATGGTGAAGGGGGCTGGCTGGAGCGCCCGCGCACCCTGACCCTCAAGGAAAGCAGCTGA
- the pilO gene encoding type 4a pilus biogenesis protein PilO → MSLAQSLESLRKVNFSELDANNLGSWPAPVKVVAAILLLIAVLALGYNFHLKDLQGQLEQQRSQEESLKQQFATKAFEAANLEKYRQQMAEMEQSFGALLRQLPSDTEVPGLLEDITRTGLGSGLEFEEIKLMPEVTQQFYIELPIQIRVVGGYHDLASFVSGVASLPRIVTLHDFEIKPVADGGSKLKMSIVAKTYRYNDKGLQK, encoded by the coding sequence ATGAGTCTGGCTCAATCTCTGGAAAGTCTGCGCAAGGTCAACTTCAGTGAGTTGGATGCCAACAACCTGGGTTCCTGGCCGGCGCCGGTCAAGGTCGTCGCCGCCATCCTCCTGCTGATTGCGGTCCTGGCGCTCGGATACAACTTCCACCTCAAGGATCTCCAGGGCCAGTTGGAGCAGCAGCGGAGTCAGGAGGAAAGCCTCAAGCAGCAGTTTGCTACCAAGGCGTTCGAGGCGGCCAATCTGGAGAAATATCGCCAGCAGATGGCTGAGATGGAGCAGTCGTTCGGTGCCTTGCTGCGCCAGCTGCCGAGCGATACCGAGGTTCCGGGGCTGCTGGAGGATATCACGCGCACCGGGCTGGGCAGCGGCCTCGAGTTCGAGGAAATCAAGCTGATGCCCGAAGTCACCCAGCAGTTCTACATCGAGCTGCCGATCCAGATCCGTGTGGTGGGTGGCTATCACGATCTGGCCAGCTTCGTCAGCGGCGTGGCCAGCCTGCCGCGGATCGTCACCCTGCACGATTTCGAAATCAAGCCGGTGGCCGATGGTGGCTCCAAGTTGAAGATGAGCATCGTGGCGAAGACCTACCGTTACAACGACAAGGGGCTGCAGAAATGA
- a CDS encoding PilN domain-containing protein gives MARINLLPWREQRREERKQRFLVSLGAVLVGAAALVFAGDQYLNAMIEQQNARNDFVRKEIAVLDARIKEIKELKQRRQQLLERMKIIQDLQGNRPIIARVFDQLVRTLPDGVHFTELKMTGKNIAVKGAAESNNRVSALMRNLDASEWLQAPNLTEVKAVTAGAVDQANIFQLTVQQTKPGEESVAQVAAPAPAGKGKQANSQGAKK, from the coding sequence ATGGCCAGAATCAACCTTCTTCCCTGGCGCGAGCAGCGCCGCGAGGAGCGCAAGCAGCGCTTCCTGGTGTCTCTCGGTGCTGTACTGGTCGGGGCTGCGGCCCTGGTGTTCGCTGGCGATCAATACCTGAATGCCATGATCGAGCAGCAGAATGCGCGCAACGACTTCGTGCGCAAGGAAATCGCGGTGCTGGATGCACGTATCAAGGAAATCAAGGAACTCAAGCAGCGTCGCCAGCAGCTCCTCGAGCGGATGAAGATCATCCAGGATCTGCAGGGCAATCGCCCGATCATCGCCCGAGTGTTCGACCAGTTGGTACGTACCTTGCCGGACGGGGTGCATTTCACCGAGCTGAAGATGACCGGCAAGAACATCGCCGTCAAAGGCGCTGCGGAGTCGAACAACCGGGTTTCCGCGCTGATGCGCAATCTGGATGCCTCCGAGTGGCTGCAGGCGCCGAACCTCACCGAGGTGAAGGCGGTGACCGCGGGTGCGGTGGATCAGGCCAACATATTCCAGCTGACCGTCCAGCAAACCAAGCCGGGAGAGGAGAGCGTGGCTCAAGTTGCAGCGCCGGCGCCGGCGGGGAAAGGTAAACAAGCCAATAGCCAAGGAGCCAAGAAATGA
- a CDS encoding pilus assembly protein PilM, whose translation MLGLFNKTANTLLGIDISSTSVKLLELSRSGGRYKVEAYAVEPLPPNAVVEKNIAEIEGVGQALTRVLGKARTSAKSVAVAVAGSAVITKTIEMDAGLSEDELENQLKIEADQYIPYPLEEVAIDFEVQGPAPRNPERVEVLLAACRKENVEVREAALALAGLAAKVVDVEAYALERAYTLLEPRLAGGRDELTVAVVDIGATMTTLSVLHNGKTIYIREQLFGGKQLTEEIQRRYGLSFEEAGRAKKQGGLPDDYDSEVLLPFKEAVVQQVSRSLQFFFAAGQFSEVDCILLAGGTSSLPDLDRLIQQKIGTPCVVANPFADMSLGSKVNAAALASDAPALMIACGLAMRSFD comes from the coding sequence GTGCTAGGGCTCTTCAACAAGACCGCGAATACGCTATTGGGGATCGACATCAGCTCGACTTCGGTCAAGCTGTTGGAGCTGAGCCGCTCGGGTGGGCGCTACAAGGTCGAGGCCTATGCCGTCGAGCCTTTGCCGCCGAATGCGGTGGTCGAGAAGAACATTGCTGAGATCGAGGGCGTCGGTCAGGCACTGACTCGTGTGCTGGGCAAGGCCCGTACCAGCGCGAAGAGCGTGGCCGTGGCCGTGGCGGGATCGGCGGTGATCACCAAGACCATCGAGATGGATGCCGGCCTGTCCGAGGACGAACTCGAGAACCAGCTGAAGATCGAGGCCGACCAGTACATCCCCTATCCGCTGGAAGAGGTGGCCATCGACTTCGAGGTCCAGGGGCCGGCGCCGCGTAATCCCGAGCGGGTCGAGGTGCTGTTGGCCGCTTGTCGTAAGGAGAATGTCGAGGTGCGCGAGGCGGCCCTGGCCTTGGCTGGCTTGGCCGCCAAGGTGGTCGACGTCGAGGCTTACGCGCTGGAGCGGGCCTACACGCTGCTGGAGCCGCGCCTGGCTGGCGGACGTGACGAGCTGACCGTCGCCGTGGTGGATATCGGCGCAACCATGACCACGCTCAGCGTGCTGCACAATGGCAAGACCATTTATATCCGCGAGCAGCTGTTTGGCGGCAAGCAGCTGACCGAAGAGATCCAGCGGCGCTACGGTCTTTCCTTCGAGGAAGCCGGGCGCGCGAAGAAGCAGGGCGGTCTTCCGGATGACTACGACAGCGAAGTTCTGCTGCCGTTCAAGGAAGCGGTCGTCCAGCAGGTGTCGCGCTCGCTGCAGTTCTTCTTCGCAGCCGGGCAGTTCAGCGAGGTCGATTGCATCCTGCTGGCTGGCGGGACGTCTTCCCTGCCCGATCTCGACCGACTGATCCAGCAGAAGATCGGAACCCCCTGCGTGGTGGCCAATCCGTTCGCCGACATGTCGCTGGGCAGCAAGGTCAATGCTGCGGCCCTGGCCAGTGATGCGCCGGCGCTGATGATCGCCTGCGGTCTGGCGATGAGGAGTTTCGACTGA
- a CDS encoding penicillin-binding protein 1A: protein MRLLKLLSWTCVALFCAVLLGLSGTFLYLSPNLPSVETLRNVRMQVPLRVYSADAKLIAEFGEMRRSPIRFAEIPQDFIDALLAAEDDNFAHHYGVDLKSLMRAAAQLLQSGQIQTGGSTITMQVAKNFFLSNERSFSRKINEILLALQIERALDKNEILELYVNKIYLGNRAYGIEAAAQIYYGKSIGELSLAQLAMIAGLPKAPSRYNPVANPARAKIRRDWILSRMYELGKIDQQRYQSALAETVDAHQQVVSPPELEAPYVAEMARAEIVSRFGGDAYTEGYRVYTTVSSELQTTANWALREGLLDYDQRHGYRGPEQRLAQLDPTQWPAKLNEQSILGGLEPAIVTDINGDGITVLTRSGSTEPVAWPTMKWARPHLNTNSLGRQPAKPADVVQKGDLIRVQRQDDGSLRFVQLPQAQGALVSLDPSDGAIRALIGGFSFEQSNYNRATQAKRQPGSSFKPFIYSAALDKGFTASSLINDAPIEFVDPYTGEVWRPKNDNNTFLGPIRMREALFRSRNLVSIRLLQELGIDYVLDYSKRFSLPPEELPRNFSLALGTANLTPLEITTGYAVFANGGYRVQPYLITRIESRDGEPLFEASPARIPAADKVTAPKVLPGAVATGSAPTGDPTQQPAQAERVIDPRTAYIMTSMLQDVVRLGTARRALSLGRSDLAGKTGTTNEQKDSWFAGYNGDFVTTAWAGFDQPQSLGRHEFGGTVALPIWMRYMGTALKDRPAHLPPEPDGLLRLRIDPATGLAAAPGTPGAVFELFNKDAPPQPSLESSGGFEDQFGSEPAPVPIDLF from the coding sequence ATGCGCCTCTTGAAGCTTTTGTCGTGGACCTGTGTCGCCCTGTTCTGCGCCGTGCTGCTCGGCCTGAGCGGCACCTTCCTGTATCTCAGCCCGAACCTGCCCTCGGTGGAAACCCTGCGCAACGTGCGCATGCAGGTTCCCCTGCGCGTCTACAGCGCCGACGCCAAACTCATTGCCGAATTCGGTGAAATGCGCCGCAGCCCCATCCGGTTCGCCGAGATTCCGCAGGACTTCATCGACGCCCTGCTGGCGGCGGAGGACGACAATTTCGCGCATCATTATGGTGTCGACCTCAAGAGCCTGATGCGTGCTGCTGCGCAATTATTGCAAAGCGGGCAGATCCAGACCGGCGGCAGCACCATCACCATGCAGGTGGCGAAAAACTTCTTCCTATCCAACGAACGCAGCTTTTCCCGGAAGATCAACGAGATCCTGCTCGCCCTGCAGATCGAGCGGGCACTCGACAAGAATGAGATCCTCGAGCTCTACGTCAACAAGATCTACCTCGGCAACCGCGCCTACGGCATCGAGGCAGCCGCGCAGATCTACTACGGCAAGTCGATCGGTGAGCTGTCCCTGGCGCAACTGGCGATGATCGCCGGCCTGCCCAAGGCTCCCTCACGCTACAACCCCGTGGCCAACCCCGCGCGCGCCAAGATTCGCCGCGACTGGATCCTGTCGCGCATGTACGAACTCGGCAAGATCGACCAGCAACGCTACCAGAGCGCACTCGCCGAAACGGTCGACGCCCACCAGCAGGTGGTCAGCCCACCCGAGCTGGAAGCGCCCTACGTCGCGGAGATGGCACGCGCCGAAATCGTCAGCCGCTTCGGCGGCGACGCCTATACCGAAGGCTATCGCGTCTACACCACCGTCAGCAGCGAGCTGCAGACGACCGCCAACTGGGCCCTGCGCGAGGGACTGCTCGATTACGACCAGCGCCATGGCTACCGGGGTCCCGAGCAACGCCTGGCCCAGCTCGACCCGACCCAATGGCCGGCCAAGCTGAACGAGCAGAGCATTCTAGGTGGCCTGGAGCCGGCCATAGTGACCGACATCAACGGCGACGGCATCACGGTGCTGACCCGCAGCGGCAGCACCGAGCCCGTCGCCTGGCCAACCATGAAGTGGGCCCGCCCGCACCTCAACACCAACAGCCTGGGGCGCCAGCCCGCCAAGCCGGCCGACGTGGTGCAAAAAGGCGACCTGATCCGCGTGCAGCGCCAGGATGACGGCAGCCTGCGCTTCGTTCAGCTACCCCAGGCCCAGGGCGCACTGGTCTCGCTGGATCCGAGCGACGGCGCGATCCGCGCCCTGATCGGCGGTTTCTCCTTCGAGCAGAGCAACTACAACCGTGCCACCCAGGCCAAGCGCCAGCCCGGCTCGAGCTTCAAGCCGTTCATCTACAGCGCCGCGCTGGACAAGGGCTTCACCGCCTCCAGTCTGATCAACGATGCGCCCATCGAATTCGTCGACCCCTATACCGGCGAGGTCTGGCGACCGAAGAACGACAACAACACCTTCCTCGGCCCGATCCGCATGCGCGAAGCCCTGTTCCGTTCGCGCAACCTGGTATCGATCCGCCTGCTCCAGGAGCTTGGCATCGACTACGTCCTCGACTACAGCAAGCGCTTCAGCCTGCCTCCCGAGGAGCTGCCACGCAACTTCTCGCTGGCGCTGGGCACCGCCAACCTGACTCCACTGGAGATCACCACCGGCTATGCCGTGTTCGCCAATGGCGGCTATCGCGTCCAGCCCTACCTGATCACCCGCATCGAAAGCCGCGACGGCGAGCCACTGTTCGAAGCCAGCCCCGCGCGCATTCCGGCCGCAGACAAGGTAACCGCACCGAAAGTCCTGCCCGGTGCAGTCGCCACCGGCAGCGCGCCGACAGGCGATCCCACTCAACAGCCCGCCCAGGCCGAGCGCGTCATCGACCCGCGCACCGCCTATATCATGACCAGCATGCTGCAGGACGTGGTAAGGCTCGGCACCGCGCGCCGCGCCCTCAGCCTCGGGCGCAGCGACCTGGCAGGCAAGACCGGCACCACCAACGAGCAGAAGGACTCCTGGTTCGCCGGCTACAACGGCGACTTCGTCACCACCGCCTGGGCGGGTTTCGACCAGCCGCAAAGCCTCGGCCGTCACGAATTCGGCGGCACCGTGGCCCTGCCGATCTGGATGCGCTACATGGGCACGGCCCTCAAGGATCGCCCTGCCCACCTGCCACCCGAGCCGGATGGCCTGCTGCGCCTGCGCATCGACCCCGCCACCGGCCTGGCCGCCGCGCCCGGCACCCCCGGGGCAGTGTTCGAACTGTTCAACAAGGACGCCCCGCCGCAACC